One window of the Procambarus clarkii isolate CNS0578487 chromosome 27, FALCON_Pclarkii_2.0, whole genome shotgun sequence genome contains the following:
- the LOC123750049 gene encoding neuropeptide Y receptor type 6-like: MCCTDPSHLFMLEASSEGATGRVVEEEDVERMLEEVRGVEVSCRESGGCGGGFSPQEDLAAQFLPWEKLGKLLLDPTFADNSNGSHHPLFNFSINEAYDIISDTQAGYLDVVTQVVFIVCYISLILFGVGGNMMVGWVIWRKRAMRTPRNLYIINLTVSDLSMCLICMPVTLVGLLYKNWGMGSLACKLVPVLQGANIMVSTSTVVAIAVDRYATIVKVGRSTRSKFHVAASICAIWTSSVLFALPLYFYYIVTQVKLHHILLYSRCVDHWPSRSVKNVWIIALLLTQYGIPIVVLSVVHARIKRYLGQHMMGQYDARRAQKEIERNRKTTILLSTIAVAFAVCWLPWNIVNLLADFEYEGFRDPTHLYTVFGACHMIAMSSACINPVLYGWLNTNLRRELLEFLPPIFIKMGWILPESYRRRAADSPTRQPESVTLLVFQTNQTHSIQTVAHPPQTTTNTTIIKDDT, encoded by the coding sequence ATGTGCTGCACTGACCCCTCCCACTTATTCATGTTGGAGGCATCTAGTGAGGGTGCTACAGGAagagtggtggaggaagaggatgtTGAGAGGATGCTTGAGGAGGTGAGAGGGGTGGAAGTCTCCTGCAGGGAATCTGGTGGTTGTGGCGGAGGCTTCTCCCCGCAGGAGGACCTCGCTGCTCAGTTCCTTCCCTGGGAAAAGCTGGGGAAGTTACTGCTAGATCCGACCTTCGCTGACAACTCCAACGGATCTCATCATCCTCTCTTCAACTTTTCCATCAACGAGGCTTACGACATCATCTCCGACACCCAAGCTGGGTACCTGGATGTCGTGACTCAGGTCGTCTTCATCGTCTGCTACATCAGTCTCATCCTCTTTGGCGTCGGGGGCAACATGATGGTTGGTTGGGTCATTTGGCGCAAGAGAGCCATGCGTACGCCAAGGAATTTGTACATAATCAATCTAACAGTGTCGGATCTGAGCATGTGCCTGATCTGCATGCCTGTGACCCTCGTCGGTCTCCTCTACAAGAACTGGGGGATGGGCAGCCTTGCCTGTAAGCTCGTTCCCGTGCTACAAGGGGCCAACATCATGGTGTCAACGTCGACGGTCGTTGCGATAGCGGTCGATCGCTATGCAACCATAGTCAAAGTCGGAAGATCGACTCGGAGTAAGTTTCACGTAGCGGCTTCAATATGCGCCATCTGGACTTCGTCTGTGCTCTTCGCCCTGCCACTCTACTTCTACTACATCGTGACGCAGGTGAAGCTTCACCACATTCTGCTCTACTCCCGCTGCGTCGACCACTGGCCCTCCAGAAGCGTCAAAAACGTTTGGATCATTGCGCTGCTGCTGACCCAGTACGGCATCCCCATAGTGGTGCTGAGTGTGGTGCACGCCCGCATCAAGAGGTACCTGGGCCAGCATATGATGGGTCAGTACGATGCCAGGAGGGCCCAGAAGGAGATCGAGCGCAACCGTAAGACCACCATCTTGCTCTCCACCATCGCCGTGGCTTTCGCTGTCTGTTGGCTGCCTTGGAATATAGTTAACCTGTTGGCGGACTTCGAGTACGAAGGTTTCAGAGATCCGACTCACCTGTATACGGTATTCGGAGCCTGCCACATGATCGCCATGAGCTCAGCGTGCATCAACCCCGTGCTCTACGGCTGGCTCAACACCAACCTCCGGCGGGAACTGCTCGAGTTCCTGCCGCCCATCTTTATCAAGATGGGTTGGATCCTGCCGGAGTCGTACAGGAGGAGAGCCGCGGACTCCCCGACCAGACAGCCCGAGAGTGTGACGCTCTTGGTGTTCCAGACCAACCAAACACACAGCATCCAGACGGTGGCGCACCCGccccagaccaccaccaacaccaccataattAAGGATGACACCTAG